In [Leptolyngbya] sp. PCC 7376, a genomic segment contains:
- a CDS encoding NAD(P)H-quinone oxidoreductase subunit 5 — MEPLYQYAWLIPVLPLLGAMIIGIGLISFNKFTNNLRQLNAVLILSLIGASMTMSFALLWSQWQGHEAFTYTLEWAAAGDFHLRMGYTVDHLSSLMSVIVTTVALLVMIYTDGYMAHDPGYVRFYAYLSIFSSSMLGLVFSPNLVQVYIFWELVGMCSYLLIGFWYDRKAAADACQKAFVTNRVGDFGLLLGMLGLYWATGSFEFDVAGDRLVDLVTTGQISSLLAIVFAVLVFLGPVAKSAQFPLHVWLPDAMEGPTPISALIHAATMVAAGVFLVARMYPVFEPIPEAMSVIAWTGATTAFLGATIAVTQNDIKKGLAYSTMSQLGYMVMAMGMGAYTAGLFHLVTHAYFKAMLFLGSGSVIHGMEEVVGHEPILAQDMRLMGGLRKYMPITSTTFLIGTLAICGIPPFAGFWSKDEILGLAFEANPALWLIGWATAGLTAFYMFRMYFMTFEGEFRGTDEKLQAELLVAAGKELKGGDHHGSKPHESPLTMTFPLMALAVPSTFIGLLGMPWANRFESFVFSPNEVAEAAEHAEHFNLNEFLIMGGNSVGIALIGITVASLMYLQRKVDAGAIANKIPALYRLSLNKWYFDEIYDSVFVMGTRRIARQILEVDYRVVDGAVNLTGIATLLSGEGLKYFENGRVQFYALVVFGALLGFVVVFSVV, encoded by the coding sequence ATGGAACCGCTCTATCAATATGCGTGGCTAATTCCGGTGCTCCCTCTACTCGGAGCAATGATCATCGGGATTGGACTTATTTCTTTTAATAAATTTACAAATAATCTGCGGCAGCTGAACGCGGTACTGATTCTGAGTCTAATTGGTGCGTCCATGACGATGTCATTTGCTCTGCTCTGGAGTCAGTGGCAAGGTCATGAGGCATTTACCTACACTCTCGAATGGGCGGCGGCTGGTGATTTCCATCTCCGGATGGGTTACACCGTAGATCACCTCAGCTCGTTAATGTCGGTCATTGTGACGACGGTGGCGTTGCTGGTGATGATCTATACCGACGGCTATATGGCCCATGATCCAGGCTATGTTCGCTTTTATGCCTATCTCAGTATTTTTAGCTCGTCGATGTTGGGGCTTGTTTTCAGTCCAAACCTCGTACAAGTCTATATTTTCTGGGAATTGGTCGGGATGTGTTCCTACCTCCTCATTGGCTTCTGGTATGACCGTAAGGCGGCCGCAGATGCTTGCCAAAAGGCTTTTGTCACAAACCGTGTGGGTGACTTTGGTCTCCTGCTTGGGATGCTCGGTCTCTACTGGGCGACAGGCAGTTTTGAGTTTGATGTCGCTGGCGATCGCCTTGTAGATTTGGTCACGACTGGCCAGATTAGCAGTCTATTGGCCATCGTTTTTGCCGTACTAGTATTCCTTGGCCCCGTCGCAAAGTCCGCACAATTCCCGCTTCATGTGTGGTTACCTGATGCAATGGAAGGCCCAACCCCAATTTCTGCCCTCATTCACGCAGCAACGATGGTGGCAGCTGGTGTTTTCCTCGTGGCACGGATGTATCCTGTGTTCGAGCCGATTCCCGAAGCAATGAGCGTTATCGCTTGGACAGGCGCAACAACCGCCTTCCTAGGCGCAACAATTGCGGTAACCCAGAACGATATTAAAAAAGGTCTTGCCTATTCCACGATGTCCCAATTGGGCTACATGGTGATGGCCATGGGCATGGGTGCTTACACTGCTGGTCTTTTCCACCTTGTGACTCATGCTTACTTTAAAGCGATGCTCTTCCTTGGCTCTGGCTCTGTGATTCATGGTATGGAAGAAGTAGTTGGTCACGAACCTATCTTGGCGCAGGATATGCGTTTGATGGGTGGTCTACGGAAATATATGCCGATCACTTCCACCACGTTTTTGATTGGTACGTTAGCGATTTGTGGTATTCCGCCGTTTGCTGGTTTTTGGTCTAAGGATGAAATTCTTGGTTTAGCGTTTGAGGCGAATCCAGCGCTGTGGTTGATTGGCTGGGCAACAGCTGGTTTAACCGCGTTCTATATGTTCCGTATGTACTTTATGACCTTTGAAGGAGAGTTTCGCGGGACGGATGAAAAGCTTCAAGCGGAGTTGCTAGTAGCAGCTGGTAAAGAATTAAAAGGTGGCGACCATCATGGTTCTAAGCCCCATGAGTCTCCTCTGACGATGACGTTTCCACTAATGGCTTTGGCTGTACCTTCAACCTTTATTGGTTTGTTGGGGATGCCTTGGGCAAATCGTTTTGAAAGTTTTGTATTTTCACCTAATGAAGTTGCGGAAGCTGCGGAACATGCAGAGCACTTTAATCTGAATGAATTTTTGATTATGGGTGGAAACTCTGTAGGTATTGCGCTCATCGGGATCACAGTGGCATCACTGATGTATCTCCAGAGAAAGGTGGATGCTGGGGCGATCGCCAACAAAATTCCTGCGTTGTATCGTCTATCCCTCAACAAATGGTATTTCGACGAAATTTATGACAGTGTTTTCGTCATGGGAACCCGTCGTATTGCCCGTCAAATTCTTGAGGTTGACTATCGTGTGGTTGACGGTGCAGTGAACTTAACCGGTATTGCGACGCTCCTCAGTGGCGAAGGCTTGAAATACTTTGAAAATGGTCGAGTGCAGTTCTACGCATTGGTTGTTTTCGGAGCGCTTCTCGGTTTTGTCGTGGTGTTTAGCGTCGTCTAA
- a CDS encoding GAF domain-containing protein: MFDRSLNRINERLNKTLTRDRLLQDVTSNLRQQLKVNRVVLYYFYREWKGQVVVESLSNSKSSILGSTGADDCFNGDYAQFYLDGRVAQVDDVEEAGYEECHLEFLRSIHVRANLVVPVIVHQRLWGLLIAQHNEVRSWTAGDRQAIVLQAEHLAEAPVLTEPANQRKSV, encoded by the coding sequence ATGTTTGATCGTAGTTTGAATCGTATAAATGAGCGTTTAAACAAAACCCTTACTCGCGATCGCCTATTGCAAGATGTGACCAGTAACCTGCGGCAACAGTTAAAGGTTAATCGTGTCGTGCTCTATTACTTTTACCGTGAATGGAAAGGACAAGTCGTCGTTGAGTCTTTAAGCAATTCCAAATCTTCTATTCTGGGTTCGACGGGAGCGGATGATTGCTTTAATGGCGACTATGCTCAGTTTTACCTAGATGGTCGCGTTGCCCAGGTGGATGATGTCGAGGAGGCAGGCTATGAGGAATGTCACCTTGAGTTTTTACGTTCGATTCATGTGCGAGCAAATTTAGTGGTGCCTGTGATTGTTCATCAGCGTCTCTGGGGTTTGCTTATTGCCCAACATAATGAAGTGCGTTCCTGGACAGCAGGCGATCGCCAAGCAATTGTGCTCCAAGCTGAACATTTGGCAGAAGCACCAGTCCTCACCGAGCCAGCCAACCAAAGAAAAAGTGTATAG
- a CDS encoding EF-hand domain-containing protein codes for MLAKVAERQMHWVRWGLTIGWFLLIMSLFFDPVSSQFTAPDHPWSPMRLDPSQCILVQGECLPEQSYALGAPIFWGLIVPSAIFILLVFGHEFWRRICPLSFISQIPRAMGWERKNKRENKKTGKVRYELVKVKKDSWLAKNHLPLQLGLFYVGLNCRILFVNSNRWALGSFLLFTIAAALTVGFLYGGKSWCQYFCPMAPVQQIYAEPRGLLASTAHEGDRQTISQSMCRTVSPEGKEMTACVACNSPCIDIDAERSYWQKLTDPQQQWLYYGYVGVVVGYFLFYFLYSGSWDYYLSGTWSHDETQLNTLLKPGLYLFNQAIPIPKIVAAPIVLAAFGFAGYGIGRQIESRYKVYQRKKHRPLSSEEVRHRVFSVSTFFVFNFFFLFAGRNYIDLLPAPLPYLFPTLIAVCSTLWLYRTWQRSNNRYNRESLAGRLRKQLRKLNLDTAQFLEGKSLDELNADEIYVLAKVLPGFSKEKRLQTYKSIMRESIEEGYVAVDQVLEGLQQMRKELDISEKEHEQILDELMAENPELFRSDRLNSREDSLRLESFRETFLETVLESWKDHPEESHIQELAQVFQKHGSPEDLKKLMAYLSKSDQNMVAYLRQEYGISDDDEMIALRRTEPDELWQVIALNIDVINTLVSDSTESENSALRKLFSEIDTDGSGGIDIDELKTYIKNITPDFTDDQIEMMFNRADIIGNNMITYEEFCVLFKKIGQQRIALK; via the coding sequence ATGCTTGCCAAGGTTGCAGAACGCCAAATGCATTGGGTGCGGTGGGGACTAACAATCGGTTGGTTTCTGTTGATTATGTCACTCTTTTTTGATCCCGTTTCCAGCCAGTTCACTGCGCCAGATCATCCATGGAGTCCCATGCGCCTCGATCCTAGCCAATGCATTTTGGTGCAGGGTGAATGTCTCCCTGAACAATCCTATGCCCTTGGTGCACCCATCTTTTGGGGATTAATTGTCCCCAGTGCAATTTTTATTTTGCTGGTTTTTGGGCACGAATTTTGGCGACGCATTTGTCCGCTATCGTTTATTTCCCAAATTCCCCGCGCGATGGGTTGGGAGCGTAAAAATAAGCGTGAAAACAAAAAAACAGGAAAAGTTCGATATGAGCTCGTCAAGGTCAAAAAAGATTCTTGGTTAGCCAAAAATCATCTGCCTCTGCAATTGGGTTTGTTTTACGTTGGTCTCAATTGCCGCATTCTCTTTGTGAACTCAAATCGCTGGGCGCTGGGTTCATTTTTGCTATTCACTATTGCGGCGGCTCTAACAGTTGGTTTTCTGTATGGCGGTAAGTCTTGGTGCCAATATTTCTGTCCGATGGCACCTGTTCAACAAATTTATGCTGAACCGAGAGGTCTTCTTGCCAGTACAGCTCACGAGGGCGATCGCCAAACCATTAGTCAGTCAATGTGCCGCACCGTCAGCCCCGAAGGTAAAGAGATGACTGCTTGTGTGGCTTGCAACAGTCCTTGCATTGATATTGATGCCGAGCGCTCCTACTGGCAGAAACTCACTGATCCTCAGCAACAATGGCTTTATTACGGATATGTTGGCGTGGTTGTCGGCTATTTTCTGTTCTATTTTTTGTATTCCGGCAGTTGGGATTATTACCTTTCTGGCACTTGGAGCCACGACGAAACGCAATTAAATACCCTCTTAAAACCTGGCTTATATCTCTTTAATCAAGCCATTCCCATCCCCAAAATTGTTGCAGCACCAATCGTTTTGGCGGCCTTTGGATTTGCGGGTTATGGTATCGGTCGCCAAATTGAATCACGCTACAAAGTTTATCAACGCAAAAAACATCGCCCTCTCAGTTCGGAAGAAGTGCGTCACCGTGTTTTCAGTGTGAGCACCTTTTTTGTCTTCAATTTCTTCTTCCTCTTTGCAGGCCGAAACTACATTGATTTATTGCCCGCACCATTGCCTTACCTATTCCCGACCTTAATCGCGGTTTGCAGTACTCTTTGGCTATATCGCACTTGGCAGCGGAGCAATAACCGTTACAACCGTGAAAGTCTGGCGGGTCGCCTCCGTAAACAATTACGCAAACTAAATCTCGACACTGCGCAATTTCTGGAAGGTAAATCCCTAGATGAACTCAACGCAGATGAGATTTATGTCTTAGCGAAAGTGTTGCCAGGCTTCTCGAAAGAAAAGCGCCTGCAAACATACAAGAGCATTATGCGTGAGTCTATTGAGGAGGGCTATGTGGCGGTAGATCAAGTCCTTGAAGGGTTACAACAAATGCGAAAGGAGTTGGATATTTCCGAGAAGGAGCATGAGCAAATTCTCGATGAACTGATGGCTGAAAATCCGGAACTCTTCCGCAGCGATCGCCTAAACAGCAGAGAAGATTCATTGCGTTTAGAAAGTTTCCGGGAGACCTTCCTCGAAACTGTTTTGGAGTCTTGGAAAGATCACCCAGAGGAATCCCATATTCAGGAGTTGGCACAGGTTTTCCAAAAACATGGCTCGCCTGAAGACCTGAAAAAGCTCATGGCTTATCTCTCTAAGAGCGATCAGAACATGGTGGCTTATCTCCGACAGGAATATGGCATTTCCGATGATGATGAGATGATCGCCCTCAGACGCACTGAACCCGATGAACTCTGGCAGGTGATCGCCCTAAATATTGACGTCATCAATACTTTGGTGAGCGATAGTACCGAATCCGAAAATTCCGCCCTACGGAAACTCTTCTCTGAAATCGATACCGATGGCTCTGGTGGCATTGATATTGACGAATTAAAAACGTATATCAAAAACATCACTCCCGATTTCACTGATGATCAGATTGAAATGATGTTTAATCGCGCCGATATTATCGGTAATAACATGATCACCTATGAAGAGTTTTGTGTACTGTTCAAAAAAATTGGCCAACAACGCATAGCCTTAAAATAG
- the petH gene encoding ferredoxin--NADP reductase, which translates to MYGMTNTVNSAANRSFIYEVVGLGSNGCDNNSLVRKSGSVFFTVPYSRMNQEMKRIMSMGGKILSIRPAASGDVPASAQPLATTSGSSSIVHPKETDTKVPVNIYRPKTPFTGKCIENYELVAEGGSGTVRHVTFDISEGDLRYLEGQSLGIIPPGVDEKRGKPHKLRLYSIASTRHGDMEDNKTISLCVRQLEYQDPETGETVQGVCSTYLCNLPVGDDQVLMTGPVGKEMLLPDDEEATIVMLATGTGIAPFRAFLWRLFKEQHEGYKFRGKAWLIFGVPYTANILYKDDFEKMAADYPDNFQLTYAISREQKTAEGGKMYVQSRVSEYADELFELIQKPNTHVYMCGLKGMEPPIAETFTAEAEKRGMNWDEMRKAMKKEHRWHVEVY; encoded by the coding sequence ATGTACGGTATGACAAACACAGTGAATTCGGCAGCCAACCGAAGCTTTATCTATGAAGTGGTCGGCCTCGGCAGCAACGGTTGCGACAACAATTCCCTTGTTCGGAAAAGCGGCAGTGTTTTTTTTACTGTGCCCTATTCCAGAATGAATCAGGAAATGAAGCGCATCATGAGCATGGGCGGCAAAATCCTTAGCATTCGCCCCGCTGCTTCTGGTGATGTTCCAGCAAGCGCTCAACCATTAGCGACAACAAGTGGTTCTTCTTCCATTGTTCACCCCAAAGAGACAGATACTAAGGTACCTGTCAACATTTACCGACCTAAAACACCATTCACTGGTAAATGTATCGAGAACTATGAACTTGTGGCAGAAGGCGGTAGCGGTACAGTTCGTCACGTGACGTTTGATATTTCTGAAGGAGATCTCCGTTACCTAGAAGGTCAAAGTCTTGGCATCATTCCCCCCGGTGTTGACGAAAAGCGTGGTAAGCCTCATAAGTTGAGACTCTATTCCATTGCTTCGACTCGCCACGGCGATATGGAAGACAACAAAACAATTTCTCTCTGTGTTCGTCAGCTTGAGTACCAAGATCCTGAAACTGGTGAGACAGTACAAGGTGTTTGTTCTACATATCTTTGTAACTTGCCCGTCGGTGATGACCAAGTGCTGATGACTGGCCCCGTCGGTAAAGAGATGCTCTTACCTGATGATGAGGAAGCAACTATTGTCATGCTCGCAACGGGTACTGGTATTGCGCCTTTCCGTGCTTTCTTATGGCGTCTCTTCAAGGAACAACATGAGGGTTACAAGTTCAGAGGTAAGGCGTGGTTAATCTTTGGTGTTCCTTACACTGCGAACATTCTTTATAAGGATGACTTCGAAAAGATGGCTGCGGACTACCCTGATAACTTCCAACTTACCTATGCGATTAGTCGCGAGCAGAAGACAGCGGAAGGCGGCAAGATGTACGTTCAAAGCCGTGTAAGTGAGTATGCAGATGAACTCTTTGAACTCATCCAGAAGCCCAATACTCACGTTTATATGTGTGGTCTCAAAGGTATGGAGCCTCCTATCGCTGAAACATTCACTGCTGAAGCTGAGAAGCGCGGCATGAACTGGGATGAGATGCGTAAGGCAATGAAGAAAGAGCACCGCTGGCACGTTGAAGTCTACTAG
- a CDS encoding winged helix-turn-helix domain-containing protein has product MLSLDLMSHTLDAELSTKARILVVEDEEVIRDMIVMGLQEEGYEVFFADDGRTGLNMLQNPEFNAPDMPLDLLILDIMLPEVNGLDLCRFLRYQGNTIPILILSAKASETDRVLGLEVGADDYLTKPFSLRELVARCRALLRRQQFIKSTPQQTVRQFKDISLFPEECRVMVRGEEANLSPKEYRLLELFMSYPRRVWSRDQLIDQIWGADFLGDTKTVDVHIRWLREKLEMDPSQPEYLITVRGFGYRFG; this is encoded by the coding sequence ATGCTTTCCCTTGATTTAATGTCACATACTTTAGACGCTGAATTATCGACTAAGGCTCGCATTTTAGTAGTCGAGGACGAAGAAGTAATTCGTGACATGATTGTCATGGGTTTGCAAGAAGAAGGTTACGAAGTTTTCTTTGCCGATGATGGTCGTACAGGATTAAATATGCTCCAAAATCCGGAGTTCAATGCACCGGATATGCCCTTAGATTTATTGATTCTCGATATTATGTTGCCGGAAGTGAATGGCTTGGATCTCTGCCGTTTCCTTCGTTACCAAGGCAATACAATTCCCATTTTGATTTTGAGCGCAAAAGCCAGTGAAACAGATCGCGTTTTAGGGCTAGAAGTCGGTGCGGATGACTATTTAACGAAGCCGTTTAGTTTGCGAGAGTTGGTGGCACGTTGTCGAGCATTGTTACGTCGCCAGCAATTTATCAAGAGCACACCCCAGCAAACGGTGCGTCAGTTTAAAGACATTTCTTTATTCCCAGAAGAATGTCGAGTGATGGTACGGGGTGAAGAGGCAAATTTATCCCCCAAGGAATACCGTCTACTGGAATTGTTTATGAGCTATCCACGGCGGGTGTGGTCACGGGATCAGCTGATTGATCAGATTTGGGGTGCAGATTTTCTAGGCGATACAAAGACGGTTGATGTGCATATCCGTTGGTTGCGCGAGAAATTGGAAATGGATCCGAGTCAACCAGAATATTTAATTACAGTGCGTGGTTTTGGCTATCGTTTCGGCTAG
- the murD gene encoding UDP-N-acetylmuramoyl-L-alanine--D-glutamate ligase, producing the protein MGQALIIGVGRSGIAAAKLLRHQGWDVVLGDRQENEALAQLQSELKLQGITVKLGHTPDLDSDQPDLVVASPGVPWDVPFLKAAREKKVDTIGEMELAWRSLNNIPWVGITGTNGKTTTTALIAAIFKTAGLDAPACGNIGNAACEVAMREKTPEWAIAEVSSYQIESSAELAPQIGIWTTFTPDHLARHKTLENYYDIKASLLKRSRRQILNGDDSYLRSKASEWPNAYWTSVKGEADLPCDKSKGVCIEDAWVKAFGELIMPISLLKMVGDHNLQNLLMAIAAARLAGIEKGAIAEAIATFPGVPHRLEIIRSYQGVQFINDSKATNYDAAEVGLAAVDAPAILIAGGDPKKGDASQWIEKIKTQASKVLLIGAAANQFSESFDAADFKAYEVLETLDQAIARSVELIPQLSPKVVLLSPACASFDQYSSFEERGEHFRKLCQDLA; encoded by the coding sequence ATGGGTCAGGCTTTAATTATTGGTGTTGGTCGTTCTGGCATTGCCGCAGCGAAGTTGTTGCGGCATCAGGGCTGGGATGTTGTGCTGGGCGATCGCCAAGAAAATGAAGCATTGGCTCAGTTGCAATCAGAACTCAAACTCCAAGGCATCACTGTCAAACTTGGTCACACGCCAGATCTCGATAGTGACCAGCCGGATTTGGTGGTCGCGAGTCCGGGTGTTCCTTGGGATGTTCCTTTTCTAAAAGCAGCCAGAGAAAAGAAGGTCGATACCATCGGTGAGATGGAATTAGCCTGGCGATCGCTGAACAATATCCCTTGGGTCGGCATTACCGGCACCAACGGAAAGACAACCACCACCGCTCTCATTGCAGCGATTTTTAAAACGGCGGGTTTGGATGCACCAGCTTGCGGCAATATCGGTAATGCGGCCTGTGAAGTGGCGATGCGTGAGAAAACTCCAGAGTGGGCGATCGCCGAAGTAAGTAGTTATCAGATCGAATCTTCCGCAGAATTAGCGCCACAGATCGGCATCTGGACAACCTTTACGCCAGACCATTTGGCACGCCACAAAACACTCGAAAATTATTACGACATCAAAGCCTCTCTTCTAAAACGTAGTCGGCGACAAATTTTGAATGGCGATGATTCCTATCTCCGCTCAAAAGCCAGTGAATGGCCGAATGCCTACTGGACATCGGTTAAAGGTGAAGCAGATTTGCCCTGCGATAAATCAAAAGGGGTCTGCATCGAAGACGCTTGGGTGAAAGCGTTTGGGGAATTGATTATGCCAATTTCGCTCCTGAAAATGGTGGGCGATCATAATCTCCAAAATCTGCTCATGGCGATCGCCGCCGCACGGTTAGCGGGAATTGAGAAAGGGGCGATCGCCGAGGCTATTGCGACTTTTCCTGGGGTGCCTCACCGTCTAGAAATTATTCGCTCTTATCAAGGTGTGCAGTTTATTAATGACAGCAAGGCCACAAATTACGATGCGGCGGAAGTTGGTTTAGCGGCGGTTGATGCACCGGCAATTTTGATTGCTGGCGGTGACCCGAAGAAAGGAGATGCCAGTCAGTGGATTGAAAAAATCAAAACCCAGGCAAGCAAAGTTCTTTTAATTGGAGCAGCGGCCAATCAGTTTTCCGAGTCATTTGATGCGGCTGATTTCAAAGCCTATGAAGTGTTGGAAACTTTAGATCAGGCGATCGCCCGAAGTGTTGAATTAATCCCTCAGCTAAGTCCAAAAGTGGTATTACTTTCGCCAGCCTGCGCGAGCTTCGACCAATACAGCAGCTTCGAGGAACGGGGTGAACATTTCCGAAAGCTCTGCCAAGATCTCGCCTAA
- a CDS encoding oxidoreductase encodes MSFSVENAPSQQGKTAIVTGSNTGLGYETALGLAKLGATVILACRNLEKAEAAKTKILSEVPSAAVSVMALDLNSLDSVRQFAADFRTQHQQLDLLINNAGIMFPPYTQTAEGFESQIGVNYLGHFLLTQLLIDLMPDTPDSRIVSLSSNAHKFGKLNFDDLQSEKNYSATAAYGQSKLACLMFADELQRRLAASGKQKISVAAHPGVAQTELARHMPGWLVWIMGFTVAPFITHPVDQAALPTLMAAIASDVKGGEYFGPQGTAEMTGKPGRAEKASHALDQDAATKLWQVSEQLTGEKFIV; translated from the coding sequence ATGAGTTTCAGTGTAGAGAATGCCCCCAGTCAACAAGGGAAAACGGCGATCGTCACCGGCTCAAATACAGGGTTAGGTTACGAAACGGCATTGGGTCTCGCTAAACTTGGCGCAACGGTGATACTAGCTTGCCGCAATTTAGAGAAGGCGGAAGCGGCTAAAACCAAAATTCTCAGTGAAGTCCCCAGTGCCGCAGTAAGCGTGATGGCATTGGATTTGAATAGCCTAGATTCCGTGCGTCAGTTTGCAGCAGATTTTCGCACTCAGCATCAGCAATTGGATTTGTTGATTAATAACGCGGGCATCATGTTTCCGCCCTACACCCAGACAGCAGAGGGCTTCGAAAGTCAGATTGGGGTCAATTATCTCGGCCATTTTCTGCTCACACAGCTCTTGATTGATTTAATGCCTGACACGCCTGATTCGCGGATTGTGTCCCTCAGCAGCAACGCCCATAAGTTCGGCAAACTCAATTTTGATGACTTGCAATCGGAGAAAAATTATTCTGCAACGGCAGCCTATGGTCAAAGTAAACTTGCGTGCTTGATGTTTGCGGATGAGTTGCAACGACGTTTGGCAGCGAGTGGGAAACAAAAAATTTCTGTGGCGGCTCACCCCGGCGTTGCGCAAACAGAATTAGCTCGCCATATGCCTGGCTGGTTGGTTTGGATTATGGGCTTTACCGTTGCGCCATTTATTACCCATCCCGTTGACCAGGCAGCTTTGCCCACATTAATGGCGGCGATCGCCTCAGATGTGAAAGGCGGCGAATATTTTGGGCCCCAAGGCACTGCTGAAATGACAGGCAAACCCGGCCGAGCGGAAAAGGCTAGCCATGCCCTCGATCAAGACGCTGCGACGAAATTATGGCAAGTTTCTGAACAGCTCACAGGGGAAAAATTTATCGTTTAA